The following are encoded in a window of Mycobacterium decipiens genomic DNA:
- the hsaD gene encoding 4,5:9,10-diseco-3-hydroxy-5,9,17-trioxoandrosta-1(10),2-diene-4-oate hydrolase, with amino-acid sequence MTATEEVTFESTSRYAEVDVDGPLKLHYHEAGVGNDQTVVLLHGGGPGAASWTNFSRNIAVLAQHFHVLAVDQPGYGHSDKRAEHGQFNRYAATALKGLFDQLELGRVPLVGNSLGGGTAVRFALDYPDRAGRLVLMGPGGLSINLFAPDPTEGVKRLGKFSVEPTRENLEAFLRVMVYDKNLITPELVDQRFALASTPESLMATRAMGKSFAGADFEAGMMWREVYRLRQPVLLIWGREDRVNPLDGALVALKTIPRAQLHVFGQCGHWVQVEKFDEFNKLTIDFLGGAR; translated from the coding sequence ATGACAGCTACCGAGGAAGTGACATTCGAATCGACCTCGCGCTATGCCGAAGTCGACGTAGACGGACCGCTCAAGCTGCACTACCACGAAGCGGGCGTCGGCAACGACCAGACGGTGGTGCTGCTGCACGGCGGTGGGCCCGGCGCGGCGAGCTGGACCAACTTCTCGCGCAATATCGCGGTGCTGGCGCAGCACTTCCATGTGCTGGCCGTCGACCAGCCTGGTTACGGCCACTCCGACAAGCGCGCGGAGCACGGGCAGTTCAACCGTTATGCCGCGACCGCGCTCAAAGGGCTGTTCGACCAGTTGGAGCTGGGGCGGGTGCCGCTGGTGGGCAACTCGCTGGGTGGCGGCACCGCGGTCCGGTTCGCGCTCGACTACCCCGACCGGGCCGGGCGCCTGGTGCTGATGGGTCCCGGTGGTTTGAGTATCAACCTGTTTGCGCCCGACCCGACCGAGGGTGTGAAGCGGCTCGGGAAATTCTCTGTTGAGCCCACTCGGGAAAATCTCGAGGCGTTCCTGCGGGTCATGGTCTACGACAAGAACCTGATCACCCCCGAGTTGGTGGATCAGCGGTTCGCGCTGGCCAGCACGCCGGAATCGTTGATGGCAACGCGGGCGATGGGAAAGTCCTTCGCCGGAGCCGATTTCGAGGCCGGCATGATGTGGCGCGAGGTGTATCGGCTGCGCCAGCCGGTGCTGCTGATCTGGGGTCGCGAGGACCGGGTCAACCCGCTCGACGGTGCGCTGGTTGCGCTGAAGACCATTCCGCGTGCGCAGCTGCACGTCTTCGGGCAGTGTGGTCACTGGGTGCAGGTGGAGAAGTTCGACGAGTTCAACAAGCTGACGATCGATTTCCTGGGAGGTGCGAGATGA
- the hsaC gene encoding iron-dependent extradiol dioxygenase HsaC, which translates to MSIRSLGYLRIEATDMAAWREYGLKVLGMVEGKGAPGGAPDGALYLRMDDFPARLVIVAGEHDRLLEAGWECSNAEGLQDIRNRLDVEGTPYKEATATELADRRVDEMIRFCDPSGNCLAVFHGAALEHRRVVSPYGHKFVTAEQGLGHVVLSTRDDAEALHFYRDVLGFKLRDSMRLPPQMVGRPADGPPAWLRFFGCNPRHHSLAFLPMPTPSGIVHLMIEVENSDDVGLCLDRALRRKVPMSATLGRHVNDLMLSFYMKTPGGFDVEFGCEGRKVDDHDWVARESTAVSLWGHDFTVGARG; encoded by the coding sequence ATGAGCATCCGGTCGCTGGGCTATCTGCGCATCGAGGCCACTGACATGGCCGCCTGGCGGGAGTATGGCCTGAAGGTCCTTGGCATGGTCGAGGGCAAAGGTGCGCCGGGCGGCGCCCCAGACGGGGCACTGTATCTGCGGATGGACGACTTCCCGGCCCGGTTGGTCATCGTGGCCGGCGAGCACGACCGGCTGTTGGAGGCAGGCTGGGAATGCTCGAACGCCGAAGGTTTGCAGGACATCCGGAATCGGCTGGACGTGGAGGGTACGCCCTACAAGGAGGCCACCGCCACTGAACTGGCCGATCGCCGGGTGGACGAGATGATCCGGTTCTGCGACCCGTCCGGCAATTGCCTGGCGGTCTTCCACGGCGCCGCGTTGGAACACCGCCGAGTTGTCAGCCCGTACGGGCACAAGTTCGTCACCGCGGAGCAGGGCCTCGGCCATGTGGTGCTATCCACCCGCGACGACGCCGAGGCGTTGCACTTCTACCGAGACGTGCTCGGCTTTAAGCTGCGTGACTCGATGCGGCTACCGCCGCAGATGGTTGGCCGGCCCGCCGACGGGCCGCCGGCCTGGCTGCGCTTCTTCGGCTGCAACCCGCGACACCACAGCCTGGCCTTCCTGCCGATGCCGACGCCCAGCGGCATCGTGCACCTAATGATCGAGGTGGAGAACTCCGACGACGTCGGCCTGTGTCTGGATCGGGCGTTGCGCCGCAAGGTGCCCATGTCGGCCACGCTGGGCCGGCACGTCAACGACCTGATGCTGTCCTTCTACATGAAGACGCCCGGCGGGTTTGATGTCGAATTCGGTTGTGAAGGAAGGAAAGTCGACGATCACGACTGGGTCGCCCGAGAGAGCACCGCGGTCAGCCTGTGGGGTCATGACTTCACGGTCGGCGCCCGCGGCTAG
- a CDS encoding arylamine N-acetyltransferase family protein — protein MALDLSGYFERIDYRGATDPTLDVLQDLVTAHTRTIPFENLDPLMGVPVDDLSPEALTDKLVHRRRGGYCYEHNGLMGYVLAELGYRVRRLTGRVVWMVPPDALPPAQTHTVLAVTFPGSPGSYLVDVGFGGQTPTSPIRLETGGVQETTHEPYRLEDRGDGLVLQALVRDEWQALYEFSTQTRPLIDLKVGSWFVSTHPTSRFVTGLTAATVTDDARWNLAGRNLSIHRADGTEKIRLDDAAAVVDALSERFGINVADVGERDALAARIDQTS, from the coding sequence ATGGCACTGGATCTAAGCGGATACTTCGAGCGCATCGACTATCGCGGCGCTACCGACCCCACCCTGGACGTACTGCAGGATCTGGTGACTGCACACACTCGAACGATCCCGTTCGAAAACCTCGATCCACTCATGGGAGTGCCGGTCGATGATCTGAGTCCGGAGGCCCTGACCGACAAGCTGGTTCACCGGCGCCGCGGCGGCTACTGCTACGAGCACAACGGGCTGATGGGCTATGTGCTGGCGGAACTCGGCTATCGGGTGCGGCGACTAACCGGCCGGGTGGTCTGGATGGTTCCGCCGGACGCGCTGCCCCCCGCCCAGACCCACACCGTGCTGGCGGTAACCTTTCCCGGCTCACCGGGGTCGTATCTGGTCGACGTGGGGTTCGGTGGCCAGACGCCGACGTCGCCCATTCGCCTGGAGACGGGCGGCGTCCAAGAGACGACCCACGAACCGTACCGGCTTGAAGACCGCGGCGACGGGCTGGTTTTGCAGGCCCTGGTCCGTGACGAGTGGCAGGCACTCTACGAATTCAGCACGCAAACTCGGCCGCTGATCGATCTGAAAGTGGGCAGTTGGTTCGTCTCGACGCACCCCACTTCGCGGTTCGTGACCGGCCTGACGGCCGCGACGGTCACCGATGATGCCCGGTGGAACCTGGCTGGCCGCAACCTCTCCATTCACCGCGCCGACGGGACCGAAAAGATCCGCCTTGACGACGCCGCGGCGGTCGTGGACGCCCTCAGCGAGCGGTTCGGGATCAACGTGGCAGATGTCGGAGAGCGCGACGCGCTCGCCGCACGCATCGACCAGACGAGTTGA
- the hsaB gene encoding 3-hydroxy-9,10-secoandrosta-1,3,5(10)-triene-9,17-dione monooxygenase reductase subunit: MTAAPIDSRTFRTVLGQFCTGITIITTLHDEVPIGFACQSFAALSLDPPLVLFCPTKVSRSWKAIEASGRFCVNVLTEQQKDVSARFGSKEPDKFSGIDWHPSRLGSPIIDGSLAYIDCTVASVHDGGDHFVVFGAVDSLSEVAKVKPRPLLFYRGDYTGIEPDKTTPARWRDDLEAFLTTTTQDTWL; this comes from the coding sequence ATGACCGCTGCGCCGATCGATTCGCGCACGTTCCGCACCGTGCTGGGTCAGTTCTGCACCGGGATCACCATCATCACCACCTTGCACGATGAGGTGCCGATCGGCTTCGCTTGCCAGTCGTTCGCTGCCTTGTCGCTGGACCCGCCGCTGGTGCTGTTCTGCCCGACCAAGGTGTCGCGATCCTGGAAGGCCATCGAGGCCAGCGGCCGGTTTTGTGTCAATGTGCTGACCGAACAGCAGAAAGACGTCTCGGCGCGATTCGGATCCAAGGAACCGGACAAGTTCTCCGGAATCGACTGGCACCCTTCGCGACTTGGTTCGCCGATCATCGACGGGTCGCTGGCCTACATCGACTGCACGGTGGCATCGGTACATGACGGCGGCGATCACTTCGTGGTATTCGGCGCCGTTGATTCGCTGTCGGAGGTTGCCAAGGTCAAGCCGCGGCCGCTGCTGTTCTATCGCGGCGACTACACCGGTATCGAGCCGGACAAGACCACGCCAGCCCGATGGCGCGACGACCTGGAAGCATTCCTCACTACCACCACCCAGGACACCTGGCTTTAG
- a CDS encoding acyl-CoA dehydrogenase family protein — translation MTVEFALDEQQRDFAASIDAALGAADLPGAVRAWSVGDVAPGRKVWQQLANLGVTALAVPERLDGLAAHPVDLMVALERLGRWCVPGPVTESIAVAPVLLADDDRCAGLASGELIATVALPPQVPRAVDADTAGLVLLAGVDGVTAASVGQRHPSVDPSRRLYDVTAVGDPWQADVKRAYEFGVLATAAQLVGAAQALLDAAVDYAKQRTQFGRVIGSYQAIKHKLADVHIAIELARPLVYGAALSLEPRDVSAAKVAAAEAGLLAARSALQTHGAIGFTQEHDLSLWLLRVQALRPAWGTPEGHRRRVLETL, via the coding sequence GTGACCGTGGAATTTGCACTAGACGAACAGCAACGCGACTTCGCGGCCAGCATCGACGCGGCGCTGGGCGCCGCGGACCTACCTGGCGCGGTGCGTGCGTGGTCGGTCGGCGATGTCGCGCCCGGCCGCAAGGTATGGCAACAGTTGGCCAACCTCGGCGTCACCGCGCTCGCCGTTCCCGAAAGGTTGGACGGCCTGGCTGCTCATCCCGTCGACCTGATGGTCGCCCTGGAACGCCTTGGGCGTTGGTGTGTGCCTGGCCCGGTCACCGAATCCATCGCCGTTGCACCGGTCTTACTCGCCGACGACGACCGCTGCGCCGGGTTGGCCTCCGGTGAGCTCATCGCCACCGTTGCGCTGCCGCCGCAGGTGCCGCGTGCGGTCGACGCGGACACCGCCGGGCTGGTGTTGCTTGCCGGTGTCGATGGTGTCACCGCGGCTTCGGTTGGTCAGCGCCACCCATCCGTCGACCCGAGCCGCCGCCTCTACGACGTGACCGCAGTTGGCGACCCGTGGCAGGCAGACGTCAAGCGCGCCTACGAGTTCGGGGTGCTGGCCACCGCCGCACAGCTGGTCGGTGCCGCGCAGGCGCTGCTGGATGCCGCCGTCGACTATGCCAAGCAGCGCACGCAGTTCGGCCGCGTGATCGGCTCGTATCAGGCGATCAAGCACAAACTCGCCGACGTGCACATCGCAATCGAGCTGGCCCGCCCGCTAGTGTATGGCGCGGCATTGTCACTAGAACCGCGCGATGTTAGCGCCGCCAAGGTAGCGGCAGCGGAGGCGGGCCTGCTGGCAGCGCGCTCGGCATTGCAAACCCACGGCGCCATCGGGTTCACCCAGGAACACGACCTGTCGCTGTGGCTGCTGCGCGTGCAGGCACTGCGGCCGGCGTGGGGTACGCCGGAGGGACATCGCCGGCGGGTGCTGGAGACGCTATGA
- the hsaA gene encoding 3-hydroxy-9,10-secoandrosta-1,3,5(10)-triene-9,17-dione monooxygenase oxygenase subunit has product MTSIQQRDVQSVLAAIDDLLPQIRERAQATEDLRRLPDETVKALDDVGFFTLLQPEQWGGLQCDPALFYEATRRLASACGSTGWVSSIVGVHNWHLALFDQKAQEEVWGEDPTVRISSSYAPMGAGVVTDGGYLVNGSWNWSSGCDHASWTFVGGPVIKDGRPVDFGSFLIPRSEYEIKDVWYVVGLRGTGSNTLVVKDIFVPRHRFLSYRAMNDHTAGGLQTNTAPVYKMPWGTMHPTTISAPIVGMAYGAYQAHVEHQGKRVRAAFAGEKAKEDPFAKVRIAEAASDIDAAWRQLIGNVGDEYALLAAGKEIPFELRARARRDQVRATGRSIASIDRLFEASGATALSNDAPIQRFWRDAHAGRVHAANDPERAYVIFGNHEFGLPPGDTMV; this is encoded by the coding sequence GTGACATCCATTCAACAGCGTGATGTGCAGTCGGTGTTGGCTGCCATCGATGATCTGCTTCCGCAGATTCGCGAGCGCGCGCAGGCGACCGAGGATCTGCGGCGGCTGCCCGACGAGACCGTCAAAGCGCTCGACGACGTTGGCTTCTTCACCCTGTTGCAGCCCGAGCAGTGGGGCGGACTGCAATGCGACCCCGCGCTGTTCTACGAGGCGACGCGCCGGCTGGCCAGCGCGTGCGGCTCCACCGGGTGGGTCAGCTCAATCGTCGGCGTGCACAACTGGCATCTCGCATTGTTTGACCAGAAGGCCCAGGAAGAGGTTTGGGGCGAGGACCCCACCGTGCGGATCTCGTCCTCGTATGCGCCCATGGGTGCTGGCGTCGTGACCGACGGCGGCTACCTGGTCAACGGGTCATGGAACTGGTCCTCGGGCTGTGACCATGCCAGCTGGACGTTTGTCGGCGGCCCGGTCATCAAGGACGGCCGGCCGGTGGACTTCGGCAGCTTCTTGATCCCGCGCAGCGAGTACGAGATCAAGGACGTGTGGTACGTGGTCGGCTTGCGTGGCACCGGCAGCAACACGCTGGTGGTTAAGGACATCTTCGTGCCCCGGCACCGGTTCCTGTCCTACCGGGCAATGAATGACCACACCGCGGGTGGGCTGCAGACCAACACCGCTCCTGTCTACAAAATGCCCTGGGGCACAATGCATCCCACTACAATCTCGGCGCCGATCGTCGGGATGGCCTACGGTGCGTACCAGGCGCACGTGGAGCACCAGGGTAAGCGGGTGCGCGCCGCGTTCGCCGGGGAAAAGGCAAAGGAGGATCCGTTCGCCAAGGTGCGCATAGCCGAGGCGGCCAGCGACATCGATGCCGCGTGGCGCCAATTGATTGGCAACGTCGGTGACGAGTACGCACTGTTGGCCGCCGGCAAGGAGATTCCCTTTGAGCTGCGTGCTCGCGCGCGCCGCGACCAGGTACGCGCAACCGGGCGATCCATCGCCTCGATCGACCGGCTGTTCGAGGCATCGGGGGCCACCGCACTATCCAATGACGCTCCGATCCAACGGTTCTGGCGCGACGCGCACGCTGGCCGGGTGCACGCTGCCAACGATCCCGAACGCGCATATGTGATCTTCGGAAACCACGAGTTCGGGTTGCCGCCCGGCGACACCATGGTCTAG
- a CDS encoding IclR family transcriptional regulator: MQKQRSRRVAARGGVKDPLAPQYPIESVDRALQLILLFGEQPEIRLTEATRYLGVASSTAHRLLAMLQYRGFVRQDAMSKAYYPGPALTDVAFSIFRRIDVEGTARPVMRRLCERLRESVHVGMLDGAIVRFIAGAEGPTTVRVGLRVGRTMPAHCTSTGKAMLAQLSDTQVSQLYPDEDLECITPHSIASRTDLLKELSRIRRRGYATSRGESEEDVASVAVPIRTQAPGLRLALNAAAPTNRLSSSQYRFVAALLVEGAKEIGDHLT, encoded by the coding sequence ATGCAGAAACAGCGATCGCGTCGCGTTGCCGCGCGTGGCGGTGTGAAAGATCCGCTGGCACCGCAATATCCGATCGAGTCGGTGGACAGGGCGTTGCAGCTGATCTTGCTGTTTGGCGAACAGCCCGAGATCCGGTTGACCGAGGCAACCCGGTATCTCGGTGTCGCCTCGTCGACCGCGCATCGGCTGCTCGCGATGCTGCAGTATCGCGGGTTTGTTCGGCAAGACGCGATGTCGAAGGCCTACTACCCTGGCCCCGCGCTAACCGATGTGGCGTTCTCAATATTCCGCCGAATCGACGTGGAGGGAACGGCAAGACCCGTTATGCGTCGGCTCTGCGAACGTCTTAGGGAGTCCGTGCACGTGGGCATGTTGGACGGAGCTATCGTTCGCTTCATCGCCGGCGCGGAGGGGCCAACAACAGTCCGCGTGGGGTTGCGAGTTGGGCGCACCATGCCGGCGCACTGCACCTCGACGGGCAAGGCGATGCTCGCCCAACTGTCCGACACGCAAGTCAGCCAGCTTTATCCGGATGAAGACCTCGAGTGCATCACCCCACATTCGATCGCAAGCAGAACCGACTTGCTCAAAGAGCTTTCCCGCATCCGTCGGCGGGGTTACGCCACTAGCCGCGGAGAGAGTGAGGAAGACGTTGCCTCAGTTGCCGTGCCGATCCGCACGCAGGCACCCGGTCTGCGCTTGGCTCTCAACGCCGCCGCCCCGACCAACCGGCTGAGCTCGTCGCAGTATCGGTTTGTGGCGGCGTTGCTGGTGGAGGGCGCCAAGGAGATTGGCGATCACCTCACATAG
- a CDS encoding acyl-CoA dehydrogenase family protein, with translation MDLNFDDETLAFQAEVREFLTANVDSIPTKSYDNAEGFAQHRRWDRVLFEAGLSVITWPRKYGGRDAPLLHWVVFEEEYFRAGAPGRASANGTSMLAPTLFAHGTSEQLDRILLKMASGEQIWAQAWSEPESGSDLASLRSTATKTEGGWLLNGQKIWSSRAPFADMGFGLFRSDPSADRHRGLTYFMFDLNATGITVRPITQLGGDTGFGEIFLDNVFVPDEEVIGTPNDGWRAAMSTSSNERGMSLRSPGRFLATAERLVRLWKDRGSPPAFADRVADAWIKAQAYRLQTFGTVTRLAAGGELGAESSVTKVFWSDLDVELHQTALDIRGADGELAGPWIQGLLFALGGPIYAGTNEIQRNIISERLLGLPREKK, from the coding sequence ATGGATCTGAACTTTGACGACGAGACGCTGGCTTTTCAGGCCGAGGTGCGGGAGTTCCTGACCGCCAACGTCGACTCGATCCCGACGAAGTCCTACGACAACGCGGAAGGCTTTGCGCAGCACCGACGTTGGGACCGAGTGCTGTTCGAGGCCGGCCTGTCGGTGATCACCTGGCCGAGGAAGTACGGCGGCCGCGACGCGCCGCTGCTGCACTGGGTGGTGTTCGAAGAGGAGTACTTTCGCGCCGGCGCTCCGGGTCGCGCCAGCGCCAACGGTACCTCGATGCTGGCGCCGACGCTGTTCGCGCACGGCACCTCCGAGCAGCTCGACCGCATCCTGCTGAAAATGGCCAGCGGTGAACAGATCTGGGCGCAGGCTTGGTCGGAACCCGAATCCGGCAGCGATCTAGCATCGCTGCGCTCGACCGCGACCAAGACGGAAGGTGGCTGGCTGCTCAACGGGCAGAAGATCTGGAGCTCCCGAGCACCATTCGCGGATATGGGATTCGGGTTGTTCCGCTCCGATCCGTCTGCTGACCGGCATCGCGGCCTGACATACTTCATGTTCGACCTGAACGCCACGGGTATCACGGTGCGCCCGATCACCCAGCTGGGCGGCGACACCGGCTTCGGCGAGATCTTCCTCGACAACGTCTTCGTACCCGACGAGGAGGTCATCGGCACCCCGAACGACGGATGGCGCGCCGCTATGAGCACGTCGAGCAATGAGCGCGGCATGTCACTGCGCAGCCCGGGCCGCTTCCTGGCTACCGCCGAGCGGCTGGTGCGGCTCTGGAAAGACCGCGGCTCGCCGCCGGCATTCGCCGACCGGGTCGCCGACGCGTGGATCAAGGCGCAGGCTTACCGGCTGCAAACCTTCGGAACGGTAACCAGATTGGCTGCCGGCGGGGAACTGGGTGCGGAATCATCGGTGACCAAGGTGTTCTGGTCCGACCTTGACGTGGAGTTGCACCAGACGGCGCTCGACATTCGCGGCGCCGACGGAGAGCTGGCCGGCCCTTGGATCCAGGGCCTGCTGTTCGCCCTCGGCGGTCCGATCTACGCTGGTACCAACGAAATCCAGCGCAATATAATCTCTGAACGGCTGTTGGGCCTGCCGCGAGAGAAGAAGTGA
- a CDS encoding pyridoxal phosphate-dependent aminotransferase — MNERVALRAGIPPFYVMDVWLAAAERQRTHGDLVNLSAGQPSVGAPEPVRAAAAAALRSNQLGYSVALGIPELRVAIAADYQRQHGLTVEPDAVVVTTGSSGGFLLAFLACFDVGDRVALASPGYPCYRNILSALGCEVVEIPCGPQTRFQPTAQMLADLDPPLQGVIVASPANPTGTVIPPTELAAIASWCDGAGVRLISDEVYHGLVYAGAPQTSCAWQTSREAVVVNSFSKYYAMTGWRLGWLLVPDQLRRAVDRLTGNFTICPPVLPQIAAVSAFTPEATAEADSHLHHYAINRSLLLDGLRRIGIDRLAPTDGAFYVYADVSDFTDDSLEFCSKLLADTGVAIAPGIDFDPARGSCFVRLSFAGPTSDIEECLRRIGPWLPR, encoded by the coding sequence GTGAACGAACGCGTCGCACTGCGCGCCGGCATCCCACCGTTCTATGTGATGGATGTCTGGCTGGCAGCCGCCGAGCGCCAGCGCACCCACGGCGATCTGGTGAACCTGTCGGCGGGCCAGCCCAGCGTGGGAGCGCCGGAGCCGGTGCGTGCAGCCGCGGCCGCCGCCTTGCGTAGCAACCAGCTCGGTTACTCCGTGGCGCTGGGGATTCCAGAGCTGCGTGTGGCGATTGCGGCGGATTATCAACGCCAGCACGGACTCACCGTCGAACCCGATGCGGTCGTGGTCACCACGGGTTCGTCGGGTGGCTTCTTGCTCGCGTTTCTGGCGTGCTTCGACGTGGGCGACCGAGTTGCGCTGGCCAGCCCCGGCTACCCGTGCTACCGAAACATCCTGTCCGCGTTGGGCTGTGAGGTGGTCGAGATCCCCTGCGGGCCCCAGACCCGGTTCCAACCCACCGCGCAGATGCTCGCCGACCTCGACCCCCCGCTGCAAGGCGTCATCGTTGCCAGCCCCGCCAATCCCACCGGGACGGTGATACCTCCCACGGAGCTAGCGGCGATCGCGTCGTGGTGCGACGGCGCGGGGGTGCGACTGATCAGCGATGAGGTATACCACGGCCTGGTGTACGCGGGAGCACCGCAGACCAGCTGCGCCTGGCAAACCTCACGAGAAGCGGTGGTAGTCAACAGCTTTTCCAAGTACTACGCGATGACGGGCTGGCGGCTGGGCTGGCTGCTGGTGCCGGACCAGCTACGCCGCGCGGTGGACCGCCTGACCGGCAATTTCACCATCTGCCCGCCGGTGTTGCCACAGATCGCCGCGGTGTCGGCGTTTACCCCCGAGGCCACCGCGGAAGCCGACAGCCATCTGCACCATTACGCGATCAACCGCTCGCTGCTGCTCGACGGTCTGCGTCGCATCGGAATCGACCGGCTGGCACCAACCGACGGCGCGTTCTACGTCTACGCCGACGTCTCGGACTTCACCGACGACTCGCTCGAGTTCTGCTCAAAGTTGCTGGCCGACACCGGTGTTGCGATCGCGCCGGGCATCGACTTCGACCCCGCACGCGGCAGTTGCTTCGTCAGACTGTCGTTCGCCGGGCCAACCAGCGACATCGAAGAGTGCCTGCGGCGAATCGGACCCTGGCTACCGCGATAG
- a CDS encoding acyl-CoA dehydrogenase family protein, which produces MGRSGAVSEEREMLRQTVAALVTKHASPAAVRAAMESERGYDESLWQLLCEQVGAAALVVPEEFGGAGGELADAAAVLQELGRALVPSPLLGTTLAELALLAAPDPDAKTLAGLADGRSIGALVLDPDYVVNGDIADVVIAVDDGQLSRWTRFSARPVATMDPTRRLARVQPEETEPLGTDRGIGDTAAILLAAEQIGAAERCLELTVEYAKNRVQFGRPIGSFQALKHRMADLYVAVAAARALVADACKEPTATGAATARLAASEALSNVAAEGIQLHGGIAITWEHDMHLYFKRAHGSAHLLGSLRKLLRRLECEVFPSP; this is translated from the coding sequence ATGGGGAGGAGCGGCGCAGTGAGTGAGGAACGGGAGATGCTGCGGCAAACCGTTGCCGCTCTCGTGACCAAGCACGCCAGTCCGGCGGCGGTGCGTGCGGCGATGGAATCCGAGCGCGGCTACGACGAATCACTGTGGCAGCTGTTGTGCGAGCAGGTCGGCGCCGCTGCACTGGTGGTACCCGAGGAGTTCGGTGGCGCTGGGGGCGAACTAGCCGATGCTGCAGCGGTTTTACAGGAGCTGGGCCGGGCGCTGGTGCCCTCTCCGCTGCTGGGTACGACGCTGGCGGAGCTGGCGCTGCTGGCCGCACCCGACCCGGACGCCAAGACGCTGGCGGGGCTCGCTGACGGTCGCTCGATCGGTGCGCTGGTGCTCGACCCCGATTACGTGGTCAACGGGGATATCGCCGATGTCGTCATTGCCGTAGACGACGGCCAGCTGAGCAGGTGGACCCGATTCAGCGCACGGCCCGTCGCCACCATGGACCCCACCCGCAGGCTGGCCCGTGTGCAGCCCGAAGAGACCGAGCCGCTGGGCACCGACCGCGGCATTGGCGACACCGCGGCCATCCTGTTGGCTGCCGAGCAGATCGGCGCCGCCGAACGCTGTCTGGAGCTGACCGTTGAATACGCAAAGAATCGCGTGCAGTTCGGCCGCCCGATCGGCAGCTTCCAGGCACTCAAGCATCGGATGGCCGACCTGTATGTCGCAGTCGCCGCAGCCCGCGCCCTGGTCGCCGATGCCTGCAAAGAGCCGACGGCCACCGGCGCCGCCACCGCACGCCTGGCCGCCAGCGAGGCGCTGAGCAACGTGGCGGCCGAGGGCATCCAGCTGCACGGCGGTATCGCGATTACGTGGGAACACGACATGCACCTGTACTTCAAACGGGCGCATGGCAGCGCGCACCTGCTCGGCTCGCTGCGCAAGTTGCTGCGCCGACTGGAATGCGAGGTGTTCCCATCGCCGTGA
- a CDS encoding ferredoxin--NADP reductase: protein MTEAIPDEPLGDHVLELQIAEVVDETDEARSLVFAVPDGPDEPAIPPERLRYAPGQFLTLRVPSDRTGSVARCYSLCSSPFTDGALTVTVKRTADGYASNWLCDNAHKGMRVHVLAPSGNFVPKTLDDNFLLLAAGSGITPIMSICKSALAEGGGQVTLVYANRDDRSVIFRDALRELAAKYPDRLTVVHWLESLQGLPSATALAKLAAPFTDRPAFICGPGPFMQAARDALAALKVPAEQVRIEVFKSLDSDPFAAVKIEDSSDEPPATAVVDLDGETHTVSWPRNAKLLDVLLDAGLDAPFSCREGHCGACACTLRSGKVNMEVNDVLEQQDLDDGLILACQSRPESDSVEVTYDE, encoded by the coding sequence TTGACCGAGGCGATTCCCGACGAACCACTCGGCGACCACGTTCTTGAGCTGCAGATCGCCGAGGTCGTCGACGAAACCGACGAGGCGCGGTCGCTGGTCTTCGCGGTGCCGGATGGACCCGACGAACCAGCCATCCCCCCGGAGCGGCTGCGCTACGCGCCCGGCCAGTTCCTGACGCTGCGCGTGCCCAGCGACCGCACCGGTTCGGTCGCGCGGTGCTACTCGCTGTGCAGCTCCCCGTTCACCGACGGCGCCCTGACGGTTACGGTCAAACGAACCGCGGACGGATACGCGTCCAACTGGTTATGCGACAACGCCCACAAGGGCATGCGCGTCCACGTGCTGGCCCCGTCGGGCAACTTCGTGCCCAAGACACTCGACGACAACTTCCTGTTGCTGGCCGCGGGTAGCGGGATCACCCCGATCATGTCGATCTGCAAGTCGGCGCTGGCCGAAGGTGGTGGGCAGGTGACATTGGTCTACGCCAACCGCGACGACCGCTCGGTGATCTTCCGCGATGCGCTGCGCGAGCTGGCCGCCAAGTATCCCGACCGGCTCACGGTGGTGCACTGGCTGGAATCGCTGCAGGGCCTGCCGAGCGCGACCGCGCTGGCGAAGCTGGCCGCCCCGTTTACCGACCGGCCCGCGTTCATCTGTGGGCCCGGTCCGTTCATGCAGGCGGCACGGGACGCCCTGGCAGCGTTGAAAGTACCGGCCGAGCAAGTGCGCATCGAGGTGTTCAAGTCACTGGATTCAGATCCGTTCGCAGCGGTGAAGATCGAGGACTCTTCCGACGAGCCGCCGGCCACGGCGGTGGTGGACCTCGACGGGGAAACCCATACCGTGTCGTGGCCACGGAACGCCAAGCTGCTCGACGTGCTGCTCGATGCGGGGCTCGACGCACCGTTCTCATGCCGGGAAGGCCACTGCGGCGCGTGTGCCTGCACGCTGCGCAGCGGCAAAGTGAATATGGAAGTCAACGACGTGCTGGAGCAGCAGGATCTCGACGACGGGCTTATTTTGGCCTGTCAATCTCGCCCGGAATCTGATTCGGTGGAAGTGACCTACGACGAGTAG